The following proteins come from a genomic window of Nocardioides albertanoniae:
- a CDS encoding glycosyltransferase family 2 protein, with protein sequence MPKPLTANPALSDVVYKNQWRDVFDGTLPEGWEPTLKVSVVTAAFNSKTLDLTLASLAAQDYPEHLLEVIVVDDGSDPAVEIGAYAPKNTRLIRVHEELGEGWGRSNALHIGIEASDGDIVYWVDSDMILFSDNVREHAKWAHFIPEAATIGHKGFVEEWDFTPEQVFDEVRSDEIRKHHDLATLHRHWSLDIFEETDDLNTSGGRNYSTHMGACATVTRSVYEHTFGQRPELKLGDDTEIAYQIWQRGAVFIPVMSAETYHLGRATVQDKGREVAHFNDVHFAQKMPIPRYRRAATNRSWEVPFVTAVVKVDAATAQVARRCVDMLLNQTETDLQILLVGPWSSLASGRRRVLADEDLELHLLREWFRCEGRVTMLDDDPDDVFPSPYRLDVPVTLGLGASALHEIMRDVYVNDLGVVSYFAPEGADQSAVLTIRPTQAYSRAMRYASETVTPIEALDAVWGVEWRSSKELGLLDLGTAEPVKKVTRGEGDLAVTELRDQLKKVRSQAENARKRARANRERAEAAEARAEALGIKRRVRSKVDRVARGLRRV encoded by the coding sequence ATGCCCAAGCCGTTGACCGCCAACCCCGCCCTGAGCGACGTCGTCTACAAGAACCAGTGGCGTGACGTCTTCGACGGCACCCTGCCCGAGGGCTGGGAGCCGACCCTGAAGGTCTCGGTCGTCACCGCGGCCTTCAACTCCAAGACCCTCGACCTGACCCTCGCCTCGCTCGCGGCCCAGGACTACCCCGAGCACCTCCTCGAGGTGATCGTGGTCGACGACGGCAGCGATCCTGCGGTCGAGATCGGGGCGTACGCACCGAAGAACACCCGGCTGATCCGGGTCCACGAGGAGCTGGGGGAGGGCTGGGGCCGCTCCAACGCGCTCCACATCGGGATCGAGGCCTCCGACGGCGACATCGTCTACTGGGTCGACTCCGACATGATCCTGTTCTCCGACAACGTGCGCGAGCACGCGAAGTGGGCCCACTTCATCCCCGAGGCCGCGACCATCGGCCACAAGGGGTTCGTGGAGGAGTGGGACTTCACCCCCGAGCAGGTCTTCGACGAGGTACGCAGCGACGAGATCCGCAAGCACCACGACCTCGCCACGCTGCACCGGCACTGGTCGCTGGACATCTTCGAGGAGACGGACGACCTCAACACCAGCGGCGGTCGCAACTACTCCACCCACATGGGCGCCTGCGCCACCGTGACCCGCTCGGTCTACGAGCACACCTTCGGCCAGCGGCCCGAGCTCAAGCTCGGCGACGACACCGAGATCGCCTACCAGATCTGGCAGCGCGGCGCCGTCTTCATCCCGGTGATGTCCGCGGAGACCTATCACCTCGGCCGGGCGACCGTGCAGGACAAGGGCCGCGAGGTCGCCCACTTCAACGACGTCCACTTCGCCCAGAAGATGCCGATCCCGCGCTACCGGCGTGCGGCCACCAACCGCTCCTGGGAGGTGCCCTTCGTCACCGCCGTGGTGAAGGTCGACGCCGCGACCGCGCAGGTCGCGCGTCGCTGCGTCGACATGCTGCTCAACCAGACCGAGACCGACCTCCAGATCCTGCTCGTCGGGCCCTGGTCGAGCCTGGCGAGCGGGCGCCGCCGGGTGCTCGCCGACGAGGATCTCGAGCTCCATCTGCTGCGCGAGTGGTTCCGGTGCGAGGGCCGCGTCACGATGCTCGACGACGACCCCGACGACGTCTTCCCCTCGCCCTACCGCCTCGACGTGCCGGTCACGCTGGGCCTCGGCGCGAGCGCGCTGCACGAGATCATGCGCGACGTCTACGTCAACGACCTCGGCGTGGTGAGCTACTTCGCTCCCGAGGGCGCCGACCAGTCGGCGGTGCTGACCATCCGGCCCACCCAGGCCTACAGCCGCGCGATGCGCTACGCCTCGGAGACGGTGACCCCCATCGAAGCCCTCGACGCCGTCTGGGGTGTCGAGTGGCGCTCGAGCAAGGAGCTCGGTCTCCTCGACCTCGGCACGGCCGAGCCGGTCAAGAAGGTCACCCGTGGCGAGGGCGACCTGGCGGTCACCGAGCTGCGCGACCAGCTGAAGAAGGTGCGCAGCCAGGCCGAGAACGCCAGGAAGCGTGCTCGGGCCAACCGCGAGCGCGCCGAGGCCGCGGAGGCGCGTGCCGAGGCGCTGGGCATCAAGCGACGCGTACGCAGCAAGGTGGATCGGGTCGCTCGCGGGCTCCGACGGGTATGA
- a CDS encoding glycosyltransferase family 2 protein — protein MTTRPLTPLPAASEDAAEQVLSSTEDIVAYAAGLVPPTDELALAVADVDLVRVLTTLAPEVTVRRLSLRIERWESPHKQWHGRLGRLPGLLRHEVRYPRSGVGTAEIELVVGRPTPLATVARAIYPLFAVTRGLHGYGYVEIGSDALAPAGLALLPTPSAPGVPGLPVDHLNGVGLSLADYGLVSDPERFAQLDAVKDDPARTIFRHPLAVDATTGHLAVAGRDQAPLVDLNVHNPVGRFQGWYDPDGWLEARLVDGALCLDPTAASAEGVAGLTHRLSAPLPAASVRSLRRIESVDLSGLEVADEQEERTFYRRLAELAATGTILHSLPASLRLAEDVLGKSLAELVRRPHRPSSGLARELRSVPQRREAMERFGGFFELADHVHQQGHRLLPTVSAVLSTMRPDRVAAVIEALAAQRYPHLEIIVALHGAEGALPPRLEQVIAAAGAVVTVHEKEKPFGEVLADAARTASGDLVVKIDDDDVYGPQVISDLVLAHLYSGADMVGKTTEYLYLEALDHTVHRTFATEAYHYQIAGGAMMLSTALLNEIGGWRPTPNSTDRSVLIRAGNAGAIGYRTNGLGYVYIRHADGHTWRRDDSSLVEGAYEQWPRFVPDIVEG, from the coding sequence GTGACCACCAGGCCCCTGACACCCCTGCCCGCCGCCTCCGAGGACGCCGCCGAGCAGGTGCTCTCCAGCACCGAGGACATCGTGGCGTACGCCGCCGGGCTGGTGCCGCCCACCGACGAGCTCGCCCTCGCCGTCGCCGACGTCGACCTGGTGCGGGTGCTGACGACCCTCGCGCCCGAGGTCACGGTGCGGCGGCTCTCGCTGCGCATCGAGCGGTGGGAGAGCCCGCACAAGCAGTGGCACGGCCGTCTCGGCCGGCTGCCGGGGCTGCTGCGTCACGAGGTGCGCTACCCCCGCAGCGGCGTCGGCACCGCCGAGATCGAGCTGGTGGTGGGCAGGCCGACGCCGCTGGCCACGGTCGCCCGGGCGATCTACCCGCTCTTCGCCGTGACGCGCGGTCTGCACGGCTACGGATATGTCGAGATCGGCTCCGACGCGCTGGCTCCCGCGGGGCTGGCGCTGCTGCCGACCCCGTCGGCGCCCGGCGTACCCGGTCTGCCGGTCGACCATCTCAACGGCGTCGGCCTGAGCCTGGCCGACTACGGCCTCGTCAGCGACCCCGAGCGGTTCGCCCAGCTCGACGCGGTCAAGGACGACCCGGCGCGCACGATCTTCCGCCACCCGCTCGCGGTCGACGCCACGACGGGCCACCTCGCCGTCGCGGGCCGCGACCAGGCACCGCTGGTCGACCTCAACGTGCACAACCCGGTCGGACGGTTCCAGGGCTGGTACGACCCCGACGGCTGGCTCGAGGCGCGCCTGGTCGACGGTGCCCTGTGCCTGGACCCGACCGCTGCCTCGGCCGAGGGCGTCGCCGGGCTCACCCATCGGCTGTCGGCGCCGTTGCCGGCGGCGAGCGTACGCAGCCTGCGCCGGATCGAGTCGGTCGACCTCTCCGGGCTGGAGGTCGCCGACGAGCAGGAGGAGCGCACGTTCTACCGCCGGCTGGCGGAGCTGGCCGCGACCGGGACGATCCTGCACTCGCTGCCTGCCTCCCTGCGGCTGGCCGAGGACGTGCTCGGCAAGAGCCTCGCCGAGCTGGTGCGCCGGCCCCACCGGCCGAGCTCGGGCCTAGCCCGCGAGCTGCGCTCGGTGCCGCAGCGCCGTGAGGCGATGGAGCGCTTCGGCGGGTTCTTCGAGCTCGCCGACCACGTCCACCAGCAGGGTCACCGGTTGCTGCCCACGGTCAGTGCGGTGCTCTCGACCATGCGGCCCGACCGGGTCGCGGCGGTGATCGAGGCGCTCGCCGCGCAGCGTTACCCGCACCTGGAGATCATCGTCGCGCTCCACGGGGCCGAGGGTGCGCTGCCGCCGCGGCTGGAGCAGGTGATCGCCGCGGCCGGCGCGGTGGTCACCGTGCACGAGAAGGAGAAGCCCTTCGGGGAGGTGCTCGCCGACGCCGCCCGGACTGCGTCGGGCGACCTGGTCGTGAAGATCGACGACGACGACGTCTACGGGCCCCAGGTGATCTCCGACCTGGTGCTCGCCCACCTCTACTCGGGTGCCGACATGGTCGGGAAGACGACCGAGTATCTCTACCTCGAGGCGCTCGACCACACCGTGCACCGCACCTTCGCGACCGAGGCCTACCACTACCAGATCGCCGGCGGAGCGATGATGCTCTCCACCGCGCTGCTCAACGAGATCGGTGGCTGGCGGCCCACGCCCAACTCGACCGACCGGTCGGTGCTCATCCGTGCCGGCAACGCCGGTGCGATCGGCTACCGCACGAACGGGCTCGGCTACGTCTACATCCGTCACGCCGACGGCCACACCTGGCGCCGCGACGACTCCAGCCTCGTCGAGGGCGCCTACGAGCAGTGGCCGCGGTTCGTCCCCGACATCGTCGAGGGCTGA
- a CDS encoding acyltransferase family protein, protein MSPLRTRSETAAGPRVDIQALRALAVSLVVVYHFWPGGLTGGYVGVDVFFVISGFLITTHLLDRVPGGLRDLGEFWGRRIRRLLPAALTVIAATLAATWWIAPATIWDGTARQSVASAFYVQNWLLARDSVDYLAADDAATPVQHFWSLSVEEQFYLGWPVLILLVGLVARRRGMSLRRAAAVTMTLVVAASLACSVLLTDASSYFVTYTRVWELGAGGLVAVAAPVLARLPQGVRLGLVWLGLALVVYAALVFDAATLFPGSAALVPVVGAALIVVADVRRGPLSPLWAMGRRPVQTLGDLSYSIYLWHWPLVILLPYAIGGPAPGAVKLLALCAVVLAAWATKVYVEDPLRGRRPLGLPLRRSFVFALAGSLIIGTCGFALHRESEAQTRQVAAPSPAEDPCYASAALADDSCSPHGSGDLYLPPLAAVEDKSSLFDRGCVLQMDDTSRKTCTFGSDAPDATPVALVGNSHAAMWAPALEKVARERNWRVTTYLMYECYTVDRPVSLPKAGATQACADWNRYVIDRVAAGEDRLVVVSNRYYRTMAAADGQQRASLALARKSSARVLERWSGAGKNVLVVKDPPTPPTPNTPDCVAANPSRLGACDGTVAETASPDPMVAVARDLRPQGVTVLDTAADFCRDGRCYATIGGVVAYYDQSHVTTTYAKSLADRIDAAATTATGS, encoded by the coding sequence TTGTCCCCGCTGCGTACCCGTTCGGAAACAGCAGCAGGGCCCCGCGTCGACATCCAGGCGCTGAGAGCGCTCGCGGTGTCGCTGGTCGTCGTCTACCACTTCTGGCCGGGCGGGCTCACGGGCGGCTACGTCGGTGTCGACGTCTTCTTCGTCATCTCCGGCTTCCTGATCACCACCCATCTGCTCGACCGGGTGCCGGGCGGCCTGCGCGATCTCGGTGAGTTCTGGGGCCGCCGGATCCGCCGGCTGCTGCCGGCCGCGCTCACCGTCATCGCCGCGACGCTGGCCGCCACGTGGTGGATCGCGCCGGCGACGATCTGGGACGGCACCGCCCGGCAGTCGGTCGCCTCGGCGTTCTACGTGCAGAACTGGCTCCTCGCCCGCGACTCCGTCGACTACCTGGCGGCCGATGACGCGGCGACCCCGGTGCAGCACTTCTGGTCGCTCTCGGTCGAGGAGCAGTTCTACCTCGGCTGGCCGGTGCTGATCCTCCTGGTCGGCCTCGTCGCTCGCCGCCGGGGGATGTCGCTGCGCCGTGCCGCCGCGGTGACGATGACGCTGGTCGTCGCGGCCTCGCTGGCCTGCTCGGTGCTGCTCACCGACGCCTCGTCCTACTTCGTGACCTACACCCGGGTCTGGGAGCTCGGCGCGGGAGGTCTGGTCGCGGTGGCCGCACCCGTCCTGGCGCGGCTGCCGCAGGGCGTACGCCTGGGGCTCGTGTGGCTCGGGCTCGCGCTGGTGGTCTACGCCGCGCTCGTCTTCGACGCAGCCACGCTCTTCCCCGGCTCCGCCGCGCTGGTGCCGGTCGTCGGCGCGGCGCTGATCGTCGTGGCCGACGTACGCCGCGGGCCGCTGTCACCGCTGTGGGCGATGGGCCGCCGGCCCGTGCAGACCCTCGGCGACCTGTCCTACTCGATCTACCTGTGGCACTGGCCGCTGGTCATCCTGCTGCCCTACGCCATCGGCGGCCCGGCGCCGGGCGCGGTCAAGCTGCTCGCGCTGTGCGCGGTCGTGCTGGCCGCCTGGGCGACCAAGGTCTACGTCGAGGATCCGCTGCGCGGCCGCCGGCCGCTGGGGCTCCCGCTGCGTCGCAGCTTCGTCTTCGCGCTCGCCGGGTCGCTGATCATCGGCACCTGCGGGTTCGCGCTGCATCGCGAGTCGGAGGCCCAGACACGTCAGGTCGCGGCGCCCTCGCCCGCAGAGGACCCGTGCTACGCCTCCGCGGCGCTGGCCGACGACTCGTGCTCGCCGCACGGGTCCGGCGACCTCTACCTCCCGCCGCTGGCGGCGGTGGAGGACAAGTCTTCGCTCTTCGACCGGGGCTGCGTGCTGCAGATGGACGACACCTCCCGCAAGACCTGCACCTTCGGCAGCGACGCGCCCGACGCGACCCCGGTCGCCCTCGTCGGCAACTCCCACGCCGCGATGTGGGCGCCGGCGCTGGAGAAGGTCGCCCGCGAGCGCAACTGGCGGGTCACGACCTACCTGATGTACGAGTGCTACACGGTCGACCGTCCGGTCTCGCTCCCGAAGGCCGGCGCGACGCAGGCGTGCGCCGACTGGAACAGGTATGTCATCGACCGGGTCGCCGCCGGCGAGGACCGGCTCGTGGTGGTCAGCAACCGCTACTACCGCACGATGGCGGCCGCCGACGGGCAGCAGCGAGCCAGTCTCGCCCTGGCCCGGAAGTCCTCGGCCAGGGTGCTCGAGCGCTGGTCGGGCGCCGGCAAGAACGTGCTGGTCGTCAAGGACCCGCCCACCCCGCCCACGCCCAACACGCCCGACTGCGTCGCCGCCAACCCGTCGCGTCTCGGTGCCTGCGACGGCACGGTCGCCGAGACCGCCTCACCCGACCCGATGGTCGCCGTCGCCCGCGACCTGCGACCCCAGGGCGTCACCGTGCTCGACACCGCCGCCGACTTCTGCCGCGACGGCAGGTGCTACGCGACCATCGGCGGCGTGGTCGCCTACTACGACCAGTCGCACGTGACCACCACGTATGCGAAGAGTCTCGCCGACCGGATCGATGCGGCCGCGACGACAGCAACAGGAAGTTGA
- a CDS encoding DUF998 domain-containing protein: MTTTQDATPLLRERRFTIGAVLLVLNAGMYVVCEAIAASAWRDPTYSYSLNYISDLGVPDVGETQGRMIDSPLHAVMNTAFVLHGVIFVIAAALLWHAVLRTGLRRAYLVLAGVHAVGMSLVGLFPGSQAALDDGTIVLHGLGALLAIVAGNTAAIVVGTDLLRRRVRGLGRTLITLGVLGLAGFLYLLATSGSGVDGIPERVAVYTVTAAETVAGIAVLVAGRASRRARASISAVAGSAGRSSSSGS, encoded by the coding sequence ATGACCACCACCCAGGACGCGACACCGCTCCTGCGAGAGCGCCGATTCACGATCGGGGCGGTGCTGCTGGTGCTGAACGCCGGGATGTACGTGGTCTGCGAGGCGATCGCCGCGTCCGCATGGCGCGACCCGACCTACAGCTACAGCCTCAACTACATCAGCGACCTCGGCGTCCCCGACGTCGGCGAGACGCAGGGCCGCATGATCGACTCGCCGCTGCACGCCGTGATGAACACCGCGTTCGTGCTGCACGGAGTCATCTTCGTCATCGCCGCCGCCCTGCTCTGGCATGCGGTCCTCCGCACCGGGCTGCGCCGCGCCTACCTGGTCCTGGCCGGCGTCCACGCCGTCGGCATGAGCCTGGTCGGCCTCTTCCCCGGCTCCCAGGCAGCCCTGGACGACGGCACCATCGTCCTCCACGGGCTCGGGGCGCTGCTCGCGATCGTGGCCGGCAACACCGCGGCGATCGTCGTCGGCACCGACCTGCTGCGCCGACGCGTACGTGGCCTCGGCCGCACGCTGATCACCCTCGGGGTCCTCGGCTTGGCCGGGTTCCTCTACCTGCTGGCCACCTCCGGCTCAGGCGTCGACGGCATCCCCGAGCGCGTCGCGGTCTACACCGTCACAGCCGCCGAGACCGTCGCCGGGATCGCCGTGCTCGTCGCCGGCCGAGCATCGCGCCGCGCCCGAGCCTCGATCAGCGCAGTCGCTGGCAGCGCGGGCAGAAGTAGCTCGAGCGGTTCATGA
- the mutM gene encoding bifunctional DNA-formamidopyrimidine glycosylase/DNA-(apurinic or apyrimidinic site) lyase, whose product MPELPEVEVVRAGLERHVVGARIVSVEVLHPRPVRRHLAGASAFAVELTDRVITGARRRGKYLWLPLDGRDALMAHLGMSGQMLVQPPMSADERHLRVRLRLDGAAEGRELRFVDQRMFGGLSISPGGAELPAEIAHIAPDPLEAAFDTEAVVARVRRSASGIKRILLNQSVISGVGNIYADEALWRAKLHGERPGERLSAAKVRELLGHVRDVMTQALAQGGTSFDALYVNVNGESGYFERSLAAYGREGEPCDRCGTPLRRAAFMNRSSYFCPRCQRLR is encoded by the coding sequence GTGCCTGAGCTGCCCGAGGTCGAGGTCGTACGCGCCGGCCTCGAGCGCCACGTCGTCGGCGCGCGCATCGTCTCCGTCGAGGTGCTGCACCCCAGACCCGTCCGCCGCCATCTCGCCGGCGCCTCGGCCTTCGCCGTCGAGCTCACCGACCGGGTGATCACCGGCGCCCGCCGCCGCGGCAAGTATCTCTGGCTCCCGCTCGACGGCCGTGACGCCCTGATGGCCCACCTGGGCATGAGCGGCCAGATGCTCGTCCAGCCCCCGATGTCGGCTGACGAGCGGCACCTGCGGGTCCGCCTCCGTCTCGACGGCGCCGCCGAGGGCCGCGAGCTCAGGTTCGTCGACCAGCGCATGTTCGGCGGCCTCTCGATCAGCCCCGGGGGAGCCGAGCTCCCGGCCGAGATCGCCCACATCGCTCCCGACCCGCTCGAGGCGGCCTTCGACACCGAGGCTGTCGTGGCCCGCGTGCGTCGCTCGGCCAGCGGAATCAAGCGCATCCTGCTCAACCAGAGCGTGATCAGCGGCGTCGGCAACATCTACGCCGACGAGGCCCTGTGGCGCGCCAAGCTGCACGGCGAGCGACCGGGGGAGCGCCTCAGCGCCGCCAAGGTGCGTGAGCTGCTCGGCCACGTACGTGACGTGATGACGCAGGCGCTCGCCCAGGGCGGTACCTCCTTCGACGCGCTCTACGTCAACGTGAACGGCGAGTCGGGCTACTTCGAGCGGTCGCTCGCGGCGTACGGGCGTGAGGGTGAGCCGTGCGACCGGTGCGGCACCCCGCTGCGTCGCGCCGCCTTCATGAACCGCTCGAGCTACTTCTGCCCGCGCTGCCAGCGACTGCGCTGA
- the rnc gene encoding ribonuclease III, translating into MTNYAELRQALGDPILDPELLERSLTHRSYAYENGGLPTNERLEFLGDSVLGVVVTETLYRIHPDLPEGKLAKLRAAVVNARALAEVGQGIGLGQHIKLGRGEEATGGREKSSIVSDTVEAVIGAVHLSGGIEVSTVLVHLLFDPLIKAASDLGAGLDWKTSLQELAAERSLGVPEYVITDEGPDHMKTFTAKVRVGEQLYGNGVGRSKKEAEQAAAETAYGEIQAAEPSTA; encoded by the coding sequence CTGACCAACTACGCCGAGCTTCGCCAAGCGCTCGGGGATCCGATCCTGGACCCCGAGCTGCTTGAGCGTTCGCTCACACACCGCTCGTACGCCTACGAGAACGGTGGCCTGCCCACCAACGAGCGCCTGGAGTTCCTGGGCGACTCGGTGCTCGGCGTGGTGGTCACCGAGACCCTCTACCGCATCCACCCCGACCTGCCCGAGGGCAAGCTCGCCAAGCTGCGGGCGGCGGTCGTGAACGCCCGCGCCCTGGCCGAGGTCGGTCAGGGCATCGGCCTGGGCCAGCACATCAAGCTGGGCCGGGGCGAGGAGGCCACCGGTGGACGCGAGAAGTCATCGATCGTCTCCGACACCGTCGAAGCGGTGATCGGTGCGGTCCACCTCTCCGGTGGCATCGAGGTCTCCACGGTCCTGGTCCACCTGCTCTTCGACCCGCTCATCAAGGCGGCCTCCGACCTCGGTGCCGGGCTCGACTGGAAGACCTCGCTGCAGGAGCTCGCCGCCGAGCGTTCCCTCGGCGTGCCCGAATACGTCATCACCGACGAGGGCCCCGACCACATGAAGACCTTCACCGCGAAGGTGCGGGTCGGCGAGCAGCTCTACGGCAACGGCGTCGGCCGCTCCAAGAAGGAGGCCGAGCAGGCCGCCGCGGAGACGGCCTACGGCGAGATCCAGGCCGCCGAACCCTCGACGGCATAG
- the rpmF gene encoding 50S ribosomal protein L32, with protein MAVPKRKMSRSNTRHRRSAWKAVAPTLVTCANPACDAKHIPHRACGECGQYGARAARRQVL; from the coding sequence GTGGCTGTCCCGAAGCGGAAGATGTCGCGCAGCAACACCCGCCACCGCCGCTCGGCCTGGAAGGCCGTTGCGCCGACCCTGGTGACGTGCGCGAACCCCGCCTGCGACGCCAAGCACATCCCGCACCGTGCGTGCGGTGAGTGCGGTCAGTACGGCGCTCGCGCCGCACGTCGCCAGGTTCTCTGA
- a CDS encoding YceD family protein — MTTLDPRAPLVLDTRELGRRPGSERHVELTVPAPADLGIEVLSVPEGSQVELDLRLEAVMEGVLVTGTAIAGLEGECVRCLEPIKDETEVDIQELYVYDDSRDGQDPDEDDETSRTEGDLIDLEPVLRDAVVLALPFQPMCQDDCPGLCPECGVRLADEPGHDHGEKVDPRWAGLAELKQDPNN; from the coding sequence ATGACTACCCTGGACCCGAGAGCGCCGCTCGTGCTCGACACTCGCGAGCTCGGCCGCCGCCCGGGGTCCGAGCGTCACGTTGAGCTGACGGTGCCGGCCCCGGCGGATCTTGGTATTGAAGTCCTCAGTGTCCCCGAGGGGTCGCAGGTCGAGCTCGACCTGCGCCTCGAGGCGGTCATGGAGGGTGTGCTGGTCACTGGGACGGCGATCGCCGGCCTCGAGGGCGAGTGCGTGCGGTGCCTGGAGCCGATCAAGGACGAAACCGAGGTCGACATCCAGGAGTTGTACGTCTACGACGACTCTCGTGACGGGCAGGACCCCGACGAGGACGACGAGACCAGCCGGACCGAGGGAGATCTGATCGACCTCGAGCCGGTGCTCAGGGATGCGGTGGTGCTCGCACTGCCGTTCCAGCCGATGTGCCAGGACGACTGTCCCGGACTGTGCCCCGAGTGCGGGGTGCGGCTCGCGGACGAGCCCGGGCACGACCACGGCGAGAAGGTCGACCCGCGCTGGGCGGGGCTGGCCGAGCTGAAGCAGGACCCCAACAACTAG
- a CDS encoding lysylphosphatidylglycerol synthase domain-containing protein, protein MKTASLKTVYLKTAVVALVVVVAAYAIYRNRHALARGFAELPLWVLAVAFALTVLAQGIALVMWRVVLADLGSPLPLVPAARIFYVSQLGKYLPGSLWTIVGQMELARVERVPRRTSLTQGVLVLAIAVGAGVMVSVLLMPFLGRETFARYWWAVLLLPLILVALHPPIFGRVVNTGLRLLRRAPLEVLPTWRGIGKALVLQALVWLVLGVQIWVVVVGLGGDPLPSLLASVGGYALGFSLGMAAIGLPAGAGLREAVLVVALSGVLSPGLALLVALLARGIAVLADVGVALVAAFLTRRTGQPPEATSAEPATGRM, encoded by the coding sequence TTGAAGACGGCGTCCCTCAAGACGGTCTACCTCAAGACAGCGGTCGTCGCGCTCGTGGTCGTCGTGGCCGCCTACGCGATCTACCGCAACCGGCACGCGCTCGCGCGCGGCTTCGCGGAGCTGCCGCTGTGGGTGCTGGCCGTCGCCTTCGCGCTCACCGTGCTCGCCCAGGGCATCGCGCTGGTGATGTGGCGAGTGGTGCTCGCCGACCTGGGCTCGCCGCTCCCGCTGGTGCCGGCCGCCCGCATCTTCTACGTCAGCCAGCTGGGCAAGTATCTGCCAGGTTCGCTGTGGACGATCGTGGGCCAGATGGAGCTCGCTCGCGTCGAGCGGGTGCCGCGGCGTACGTCGTTGACCCAGGGTGTGCTCGTGCTGGCGATCGCCGTCGGTGCCGGGGTGATGGTCTCGGTGCTGCTGATGCCGTTCCTGGGGCGCGAGACGTTCGCGCGCTACTGGTGGGCGGTGCTGCTGCTCCCGCTGATCCTGGTGGCACTGCACCCGCCGATCTTCGGCAGGGTGGTCAACACCGGCCTGAGGCTGCTGCGGCGCGCACCCCTCGAGGTGCTGCCGACCTGGCGGGGGATCGGCAAGGCGCTGGTGCTGCAGGCGCTGGTGTGGCTCGTGCTGGGTGTGCAGATCTGGGTCGTCGTGGTCGGCCTGGGCGGTGACCCGCTGCCCTCGCTGCTGGCCAGCGTCGGCGGTTATGCCCTGGGCTTCAGCCTCGGCATGGCCGCTATCGGTCTCCCTGCCGGCGCCGGGCTGCGGGAGGCGGTGCTGGTCGTCGCCCTCTCCGGTGTGCTCTCGCCGGGGCTGGCGCTCCTGGTCGCCCTGCTCGCTCGTGGGATCGCCGTGCTGGCCGACGTCGGCGTGGCGCTGGTCGCGGCGTTCTTGACCCGACGTACGGGGCAGCCTCCCGAGGCCACGAGCGCCGAGCCCGCGACCGGGCGGATGTGA